The following coding sequences lie in one Oncorhynchus kisutch isolate 150728-3 linkage group LG27, Okis_V2, whole genome shotgun sequence genomic window:
- the LOC109871605 gene encoding protein FAM110B-like, translating to MPTETPPSLADSKPTGPGAAFVSAVPLRILNKGPEYFRRQVETNPKRLSAVERLEADKSKYVKSQEVINAKQEPVKPQLLAKPPVCPAVAKRGANGGGCGGVALKTFNNNSKSDTCATTSKRENLNLEILKNLLNSSGSVSEGHAKSATLKPGARSLAPHRSTPTPTTDCTEPTSLRSVAKSLKVPPPAPGRQSPHGGNLNLSRRLLEERGEGNHSPLHASHSSSDIRRLCNGKPLRAARSSSSSAPPLPPKPSTKVLAPLCDNAPQSPEREPPPPSSATPDEQLELELGSSLARRPSLHRSKSDLSDRYARAGADVERFFNYCGLDPEELESVGVESFARANSDIISLNFRSASMISSDCDQSRHSNEDMTDEEEDVSERVPYGISAVERNARVIKWLYSIKQARESQKVSHV from the coding sequence ATGCCCACCGAGACCCCGCCGTCGCTGGCAGATAGCAAACCCACCGGCCCTGGGGCGGCCTTTGTCTCCGCTGTCCCCCTGCGCATACTCAACAAGGGACCCGAGTACTTCCGGCGCCAGGTGGAGACCAACCCTAAGCGGCTGAGCGCCGTGGAGCGGTTGGAGGCGGACAAGTCCAAGTACGTGAAGAGCCAGGAGGTCATCAACGCCAAGCAGGAGCCTGTCAAGCCCCAGCTGCTGGCCAAGCCACCTGTCTGCCCTGCCGTGGCCAAGAGAGGGGCGAATGGTGGCGGTTGTGGTGGGGTGGCCCTCAAGACATTCAATAATAACTCCAAGTCGGACACGTGCGCCACCACCAGCAAACGGGAGAACCTTAACCTGGAGATCCTCAAGAACCTCCTGAACAGCTCCGGCTCGGTCTCTGAGGGCCACGCTAAGAGCGCTACTCTAAAACCTGGGGCCAGGAGCTTGGCCCCCCACCGCTCCACCCCCACACCCACCACAGACTGCACTGAGCCCACCAGCCTCCGTTCCGTCGCCAAGTCCCTCAAGGTGCCTCCGCCTGCACCTGGCCGACAGAGCCCCCACGGGGGGAACCTGAACCTCAGCCGCCGGCTGCTGGAGGAGCGGGGCGAGGGCAATCACTCACCCCTCCATGCCTCCCACAGCTCCTCCGACATCCGCAGGCTGTGCAACGGTAAGCCTCTAAGGGCGGCCCGAAGCAGCAGCAGCTCCGCACCTCCCTTACCCCCCAAGCCCAGTACCAAAGTCCTGGCCCCCCTCTGCGACAATGCCCCTCAGTCCCCTGAGAGGGAGCCTCCACCACCCTCCTCTGCCACCCCAGATGAGCAGTTGGAGCTAGAGTTGGGGAGCTCGTTGGCCCGCCGGCCCTCTCTGCACCGCTCCAAGTCGGACCTGAGCGACCGGTATGCGCGGGCAGGCGCCGACGTGGAACGCTTCTTTAACTACTGTGGGCTGGACCCTGAGGAGCTGGAGAGCGTGGGCGTGGAGAGCTTTGCCCGCGCCAACTCCGACATAATCTCCCTCAACTTCCGCAGCGCTAGCATGATCAGCTCGGACTGTGACCAATCACGGCATAGCAACGAGGACATGACGGACGAGGAGGAAGACGTGAGCGAACGCGTGCCGTACGGAATCTCGGCCGTGGAACGAAACGCCCGCGTCATCAAATGGCTGTACAGCATCAAACAGGCGCGCGAGTCGCAGAAAGTGTCTCATGTCTAA